A single genomic interval of Oceanithermus profundus DSM 14977 harbors:
- a CDS encoding patatin-like phospholipase family protein yields MAAFDGSTTQPGLILALSGGGVRGFAHLGALRAIREAGLPIAGVAGSSAGAYAAANLGLDLPLEVEPLMSHVIDRQLADLFMANGNRLLRVAKIQGRLFKALRHTAIADAERLREGLLELYGTARIEELVPPLAINAADLNTGEVVVLREGPLVDAVMASSAIPGIFPPVPWGGRLLVDGDVVEKVPVTAARQLGPGPVVGVDVSNPVRLHKPHNSFEVMLMASEASIRRLKRLALERADYVLSLVPDHPVDTFDYSQANALYAFGYETTQAHLPELEALLAPKRRGLFAWLQREPQRRKG; encoded by the coding sequence ATGGCTGCTTTCGACGGATCGACGACGCAACCGGGGCTGATCCTCGCGCTCAGCGGCGGCGGGGTGCGGGGGTTCGCGCACCTGGGCGCGTTGCGTGCGATCCGGGAGGCGGGCCTGCCGATCGCCGGCGTGGCGGGCAGCTCGGCGGGGGCCTACGCCGCGGCCAACCTGGGGCTCGACCTGCCGCTCGAGGTCGAGCCGCTGATGAGCCATGTGATCGACCGCCAGCTCGCCGACCTCTTCATGGCCAACGGCAACCGCCTGCTGCGGGTGGCCAAGATCCAGGGCCGGCTGTTCAAGGCGCTGCGCCATACGGCGATCGCCGACGCCGAGCGGCTCCGCGAAGGCCTGCTCGAGCTCTACGGCACCGCCAGGATCGAGGAGCTGGTGCCCCCGCTGGCCATCAACGCCGCCGACCTGAACACCGGCGAGGTGGTGGTGCTGCGCGAGGGGCCCCTGGTGGACGCGGTCATGGCCTCGAGCGCCATCCCGGGCATCTTCCCGCCCGTTCCCTGGGGCGGCCGGCTTCTCGTCGACGGCGACGTGGTGGAAAAGGTGCCGGTCACCGCCGCCCGGCAGCTGGGCCCCGGCCCGGTGGTGGGCGTGGACGTGTCCAACCCCGTGCGTCTGCACAAACCCCACAACTCGTTCGAGGTGATGCTGATGGCCAGCGAGGCCTCGATCCGTCGGCTCAAACGGCTGGCGCTCGAACGCGCCGACTACGTGCTCTCGCTGGTCCCCGACCATCCGGTGGACACCTTCGACTACAGCCAGGCGAACGCGCTGTACGCCTTCGGATACGAGACCACCCAGGCCCACCTGCCCGAGCTCGAAGCGTTGCTCGCGCCCAAGCGCAGGGGGCTATTCGCCTGGTTGCAACGCGAACCCCAGCGCCGCAAGGGCTAG